The Bradyrhizobium ottawaense genome window below encodes:
- a CDS encoding type I secretion system permease/ATPase: protein MAAGPGVRRSELGDALRACRTAFIGVGLMSCMINLLYLTGSIFMLEVYDRVLPSRSVPTLVGLIILASFLYMAQGVLDMIRNRILGRIGTALDEALNKRVFDTIVRLPLLVGSRNEGLQPLRDLDNVRSFLGGMGPSAFFDLPWLPLYLAICFAFHVMIGVTALVGAIILVGLTLVTEFMSRQPAREAMGLAAQRNDLAQASRRNAEVMVAMGMAGRMNQRWSETNEKYLAGNQHASDVAGGLGAVAKVLRMMLQSAVLAVGAYLVIHQEATAGIIIAGSILSARALAPVDLAIAHWKSFVAARQSWHRLTRLLEQMPAQTMPTQLQAPTSRLSVEGVAMVPPGDQRLIVQDITFALAAGNGLGVIGPSGSGKSSLIRALVGVWQPVRGKVRLDGAALDQWSSDMLGRHIGYLPQDVELFGGTIAQNISRFDPEATSEGIIAAAKEAGVHEMIIKMREGYNTQVGEQGTALSAGQAQRVALARALYGNPFLIVLDEPNSNLDTEGDEALTRAVRAARERGAIVVVVAHRPIGVEAVDQVLVLRDGRMQAFGPKEQVLAQVLQPRVTPPAPIKIVSEGGVAKP from the coding sequence ATGGCAGCCGGTCCTGGCGTCCGCCGTTCAGAGCTCGGTGACGCCTTACGCGCTTGTCGCACGGCGTTCATCGGCGTCGGCTTGATGAGCTGCATGATCAACCTGCTCTATCTGACCGGGTCGATATTCATGCTGGAGGTTTACGACCGGGTGCTGCCGAGCCGCAGCGTCCCGACCCTGGTCGGCCTGATCATCCTCGCCAGCTTCCTCTACATGGCGCAGGGTGTGCTCGACATGATCCGCAACCGGATCCTGGGGCGGATCGGCACCGCGCTCGATGAAGCCCTCAACAAGCGCGTGTTCGACACCATCGTGCGCCTGCCGCTTCTGGTCGGCAGCCGCAACGAAGGCCTCCAGCCGCTACGCGACCTCGACAATGTCCGCTCCTTTCTCGGCGGAATGGGCCCGAGCGCATTCTTCGACCTGCCCTGGCTGCCGCTCTATCTCGCCATCTGCTTCGCCTTCCACGTCATGATCGGCGTCACCGCGCTGGTCGGCGCCATCATCCTGGTCGGGCTGACGCTGGTCACCGAGTTCATGTCCCGCCAGCCGGCGCGCGAGGCGATGGGGCTTGCCGCCCAGCGCAACGATCTCGCCCAGGCCAGCCGCCGCAACGCCGAAGTCATGGTGGCGATGGGCATGGCCGGCCGGATGAACCAGCGCTGGAGCGAGACCAACGAAAAATATCTCGCCGGCAATCAACATGCGAGCGACGTCGCCGGCGGTCTCGGCGCGGTCGCAAAGGTGCTGCGCATGATGCTGCAATCGGCCGTGCTGGCGGTCGGCGCCTATCTCGTCATCCACCAGGAGGCGACCGCCGGCATCATCATCGCCGGCTCGATCCTGTCCGCCCGCGCGCTTGCGCCGGTCGATCTCGCCATTGCGCACTGGAAATCCTTCGTCGCGGCACGCCAGAGCTGGCACCGCCTCACGCGCCTGCTGGAGCAGATGCCGGCGCAGACGATGCCGACCCAGTTGCAGGCGCCCACGAGCCGGCTCTCGGTCGAAGGCGTCGCCATGGTGCCGCCCGGCGACCAGCGCCTCATCGTGCAGGACATCACCTTCGCGCTCGCCGCGGGCAACGGCCTCGGCGTGATCGGCCCGAGCGGTTCCGGCAAATCGTCGCTCATCCGCGCGCTGGTCGGGGTCTGGCAGCCGGTGCGCGGCAAGGTGCGGCTCGACGGCGCGGCGCTCGACCAATGGTCGTCCGACATGCTTGGCCGGCACATCGGCTATCTGCCGCAGGACGTCGAATTGTTCGGCGGCACCATCGCCCAGAACATCAGCCGGTTCGATCCCGAGGCGACGTCCGAGGGCATCATCGCGGCTGCGAAAGAAGCCGGCGTGCACGAGATGATCATCAAGATGCGCGAGGGCTACAACACGCAAGTCGGCGAGCAGGGCACGGCGCTTTCCGCCGGCCAGGCGCAGCGCGTGGCGCTGGCGCGCGCGCTCTATGGCAACCCCTTCCTGATCGTGCTCGACGAGCCCAACTCCAATCTCGACACCGAAGGCGACGAGGCGCTGACCCGCGCCGTCCGCGCCGCTCGCGAGCGCGGCGCCATCGTGGTCGTAGTGGCGCACCGCCCGATCGGCGTCGAGGCGGTCGACCAGGTCCTGGTGCTGCGTGATGGCCGCATGCAGGCGTTCGGCCCCAAGGAGCAGGTGCTCGCCCAGGTGCTGCAGCCGCGCGTGACGCCGCCGGCCCCGATCAAGATCGTCAGCGAAGGTGGAGTGGCCAAACCATGA
- a CDS encoding tetratricopeptide repeat protein, with amino-acid sequence MIAAMIRRFVLGTFAAALLCSPAFAAGGGGGGGGGGSASSTDPYAGAYSDQKPQPTYPKRPGAKATQKGKKPNNQSGIGDPAFAAGYRVAYDTIYERNDYAAAIAQLKSLGHDDHPNVANLIGYSYRKLGDYEQSQVWYERALKADPNHVLTWQYYGLWQLERGNREQALYHLSRIASICGTGCEEYRSLAAALDRPTGTALVY; translated from the coding sequence ATGATCGCAGCGATGATCAGGCGCTTCGTGTTGGGTACGTTCGCGGCAGCCCTATTGTGCTCGCCGGCCTTTGCCGCGGGCGGAGGCGGGGGTGGAGGAGGCGGGGGCAGCGCCAGCTCCACGGATCCGTACGCGGGCGCCTATTCGGATCAGAAACCGCAGCCGACCTATCCGAAGCGTCCGGGCGCCAAGGCAACCCAGAAAGGCAAGAAGCCGAACAATCAGTCCGGCATCGGCGATCCCGCATTCGCGGCGGGCTACCGCGTGGCCTATGACACGATCTACGAGCGCAACGACTATGCGGCCGCGATCGCGCAATTGAAGTCGCTCGGCCATGACGACCATCCGAACGTCGCCAACCTCATCGGCTACTCCTATCGCAAGCTCGGCGACTACGAGCAGTCGCAGGTCTGGTATGAGCGCGCATTGAAGGCGGATCCGAACCACGTGCTGACGTGGCAATATTACGGGCTGTGGCAGCTCGAGCGGGGTAATCGCGAGCAGGCGCTCTATCATTTGAGCCGGATTGCCTCCATCTGCGGGACCGGTTGTGAGGAGTATCGGTCGCTGGCCGCGGCGCTCGACAGGCCGACCGGCACGGCGCTCGTCTACTGA
- a CDS encoding HlyD family type I secretion periplasmic adaptor subunit, with translation MSTMAIGGPKPAANKTVRESIKFHLILGFVIVLVLVVGLGGWASTVLISGALIAPGQIVVESNVKKVQHPTGGVVGEVRARDGDLVKAGDIVVRLDDTVTKANLAIVTKNLDAAQARAARLQAEQRGVDRIEFPQALIERAGDPDVKLLLSAETKLFDVRVNGRTGQKAQLRERITQLNEEIAGLSAQEKAKDQEIALVQNELTGVRELYDKRLVQISRLTQLERDSARLNGERAQYIASRAQAKGKITETELQIIQVDKDVVSEVSKDLRETNDKIGELIERKVAAEDQLRRIDIRAPQDGMVLQSTVHTVGGVITAGDALMLIVPQADDLQVEAKVNPVDIDKLQIGQKTLLRLSAFNQRTTPELNGLVSRVSPDVTTDQRTGQSYYTIRVSMPAAEIARLGDVKMIPGMPVEAFVQTGDRTMLSYLMKPLHDQLMRAFREK, from the coding sequence ATGAGCACGATGGCCATCGGCGGCCCGAAGCCTGCCGCGAACAAGACCGTACGCGAATCCATCAAGTTTCACCTGATCCTCGGCTTCGTGATCGTGCTGGTGCTTGTCGTCGGTCTCGGCGGCTGGGCCTCGACCGTGCTGATCTCGGGCGCGCTGATCGCGCCGGGCCAGATCGTGGTCGAATCCAACGTCAAGAAGGTGCAGCATCCGACCGGCGGCGTGGTCGGCGAGGTGCGCGCCCGCGACGGCGACCTGGTCAAGGCCGGCGATATCGTGGTGCGGCTCGACGATACCGTCACCAAGGCCAACCTTGCCATCGTCACCAAGAATCTCGACGCCGCGCAGGCGCGTGCGGCGCGCCTGCAGGCCGAGCAGCGCGGGGTCGACAGGATCGAATTTCCGCAGGCCCTGATCGAGCGCGCTGGGGATCCCGACGTCAAGCTGCTGCTCTCCGCCGAAACCAAGCTGTTCGACGTCCGCGTCAACGGCCGCACCGGACAGAAGGCTCAGCTGCGCGAGCGCATCACGCAGCTCAACGAGGAGATCGCGGGGCTCAGCGCCCAGGAGAAGGCCAAGGATCAGGAGATCGCGCTGGTGCAGAACGAGCTCACCGGCGTGCGCGAGCTTTACGACAAGCGTCTGGTGCAGATCTCGCGTCTGACCCAGCTCGAACGCGACTCGGCCCGTCTCAACGGCGAACGCGCGCAGTACATCGCTTCGCGCGCCCAGGCCAAGGGCAAGATCACGGAGACCGAGCTCCAGATCATCCAGGTCGACAAGGACGTGGTGAGCGAGGTCTCCAAGGATCTGCGCGAGACCAACGACAAGATCGGCGAGCTGATCGAGCGCAAGGTTGCCGCCGAAGACCAGCTTCGCCGCATCGACATCCGCGCGCCGCAGGACGGCATGGTGCTGCAATCCACGGTGCACACGGTCGGCGGCGTCATCACCGCCGGCGACGCTCTCATGCTGATCGTGCCGCAGGCCGACGATCTCCAGGTCGAGGCAAAGGTCAATCCGGTCGACATCGACAAGCTGCAGATCGGCCAGAAGACGCTGTTGCGCCTCTCCGCCTTCAATCAGCGCACCACGCCGGAGCTCAACGGCCTCGTCAGCCGCGTCTCGCCCGACGTCACCACCGACCAGCGCACCGGCCAGAGCTACTACACCATCCGCGTCTCGATGCCGGCCGCAGAGATCGCCCGTCTCGGCGACGTCAAGATGATTCCCGGCATGCCCGTGGAAGCCTTCGTCCAGACCGGCGACCGCACCATGCTGTCCTATCTGATGAAGCCGCTGCACGACCAGCTGATGCGGGCGTTCCGGGAGAAGTGA
- a CDS encoding ABC transporter ATP-binding protein gives MSESNTSVEMLEPVEDRGGVAQPLLQVNGLTKHFPVRGGLFAAKRTVRAVDNVSFAVAKGETVGIVGESGCGKSTTARLLMHLMPRDTGDIIYDGMTVGQSLSLRELRRGMQMVFQDSYASLNPRLTIEESIAFGPKVHGMGDGASRALARELLGKVGLRPENFANRYPHEISGGQRQRVNIARALALSPRLVILDEAVSALDKSVEAQVLNLLADLKREFGLTYLFISHDLNVVRYISDRVLVMYLGEVVELGPVDQVWDNPAHPYTRALLAAMPSSDPDRRTEQPPITGDPPNPIDPPPGCRFHTRCPFAEPLCANATPKLTALDNMGHEAACYMAIPGSGHSRAPREKIA, from the coding sequence ATGAGCGAGAGCAACACATCCGTCGAAATGCTCGAGCCGGTCGAAGACCGCGGCGGCGTCGCGCAGCCGTTGCTTCAGGTCAACGGACTGACAAAGCACTTTCCCGTTCGCGGTGGATTGTTTGCCGCGAAGCGCACCGTGCGCGCCGTCGACAACGTCTCCTTCGCCGTCGCCAAGGGCGAGACCGTCGGCATCGTCGGCGAGTCCGGCTGCGGCAAGTCCACCACCGCGCGCCTGCTGATGCATCTGATGCCGCGCGACACTGGCGACATCATCTATGACGGCATGACCGTCGGCCAGTCGCTGAGCTTGCGCGAATTGCGCCGCGGCATGCAGATGGTGTTCCAGGACTCCTATGCTTCGCTCAATCCGCGCCTGACGATCGAGGAATCGATCGCCTTTGGCCCGAAGGTGCACGGCATGGGCGATGGCGCGTCACGGGCGTTGGCGCGCGAGCTGCTCGGCAAGGTCGGCTTGCGCCCCGAAAACTTCGCCAACCGCTATCCGCACGAGATCTCCGGCGGCCAGCGCCAGCGCGTCAACATCGCGCGCGCGCTGGCGCTGTCGCCGCGGTTGGTGATTTTGGATGAAGCGGTCTCCGCGCTCGACAAATCCGTCGAGGCGCAGGTGCTCAACCTGCTCGCCGATCTCAAGCGCGAGTTCGGGCTGACCTATCTCTTCATCAGCCATGACCTCAACGTCGTCCGTTACATCTCGGACCGCGTGCTGGTGATGTATCTCGGCGAGGTCGTCGAGCTCGGCCCGGTCGACCAGGTCTGGGACAACCCTGCGCATCCCTACACGCGCGCACTCCTGGCGGCGATGCCGTCGTCGGACCCCGACAGGCGCACCGAGCAACCGCCAATCACCGGCGATCCGCCCAACCCGATTGATCCGCCCCCGGGCTGCCGCTTCCACACCCGTTGCCCGTTTGCGGAGCCGCTCTGCGCAAATGCGACACCAAAGCTCACCGCGCTGGATAATATGGGCCACGAGGCCGCGTGCTACATGGCGATACCGGGTTCAGGCCACAGCCGCGCGCCCAGGGAGAAGATCGCATGA
- a CDS encoding GlsB/YeaQ/YmgE family stress response membrane protein: protein MHISNEGLLVILFVGLVAGWLAGKVVRGTGFGIIGDIVVGIAGALVASFLFPKLGIRLGTGLVSEIVYSAIGAVILLLVVRLVRGGGRF from the coding sequence ATGCACATTTCAAACGAAGGCCTGCTCGTCATCCTGTTCGTCGGGCTGGTGGCCGGCTGGCTCGCCGGCAAGGTGGTGCGCGGAACGGGGTTCGGGATCATCGGCGACATCGTGGTCGGCATCGCCGGTGCGCTGGTGGCGAGCTTCCTGTTTCCGAAGCTCGGCATTCGCCTCGGCACGGGCTTGGTATCCGAGATCGTCTATTCCGCCATCGGCGCGGTCATCCTGCTGCTGGTGGTACGGCTGGTGCGGGGCGGCGGCCGGTTCTAG
- a CDS encoding DUF1488 family protein, whose product MPLTRDKIIGHDLERLAFRFTMLSGDEVVQCQISDAAMDELAGMQGTESSARQAQFLSLRETIERIASDLYDEAPRFQGYVVRIFMRHLGR is encoded by the coding sequence ATGCCGCTGACGCGCGACAAGATCATTGGCCATGACCTCGAACGGCTGGCCTTTCGCTTCACCATGCTGAGCGGCGACGAGGTCGTGCAGTGCCAGATCAGCGACGCCGCCATGGACGAGCTCGCGGGCATGCAGGGCACCGAAAGCAGCGCACGGCAGGCGCAGTTCCTGTCGTTGCGTGAGACCATCGAGCGGATCGCGTCAGATCTCTACGACGAAGCACCGCGATTCCAGGGATATGTGGTCCGGATCTTCATGCGGCATTTGGGGCGGTGA
- a CDS encoding ABC transporter permease, with translation MSELPLSAATADAALQAAPATKARGYWATVGRRIRRDKVSMACALVLLLIFLSAILAPWLGLEDPYKGSMIRRLRHIGTVGYPLGTDELGRDMLARLIYGGRLSLVIGILPVILAFCIGTSLGLVAGYVGGKLNTAIMRTIDVFYAFPSVLLAIAISGALGAGILNSIVSLTVVFVPQITRVAESVTTGVRNMDFVEAARASGAGPFTIMRVHILGNVLGAIFVYATSLISVSMILAAGLSFLGLGTKPPEPEWGLMLNTLRTAIYVNPWVAALPGAMIFAVSICFNLLSDGLRSAMDIRN, from the coding sequence ATGAGCGAGCTTCCGTTGTCCGCCGCCACCGCCGATGCCGCGCTGCAGGCCGCCCCCGCCACCAAGGCGCGCGGCTATTGGGCGACCGTCGGCCGCCGCATCCGGCGCGACAAGGTCAGCATGGCCTGCGCGCTGGTGCTGCTGCTGATCTTCCTGTCCGCGATCCTTGCGCCATGGTTGGGTCTGGAAGATCCCTACAAGGGCTCCATGATCCGCCGCCTGCGCCACATCGGCACCGTTGGCTACCCGCTCGGCACCGACGAACTCGGCCGCGACATGCTGGCACGGCTGATCTACGGCGGGCGGCTGTCGCTGGTCATCGGCATTCTGCCCGTGATCCTCGCCTTCTGCATCGGCACCTCGCTGGGCCTCGTCGCCGGCTATGTCGGCGGCAAGCTCAACACCGCGATCATGCGCACGATCGACGTGTTCTACGCCTTTCCCTCCGTGCTGCTGGCGATCGCGATCTCCGGCGCGCTGGGCGCCGGCATCCTCAATTCCATCGTGTCGTTGACGGTCGTGTTCGTGCCGCAGATCACCCGCGTCGCCGAAAGCGTCACCACCGGCGTGCGCAACATGGACTTCGTCGAGGCCGCGCGCGCCTCCGGCGCCGGGCCCTTCACCATCATGCGCGTGCACATCCTCGGCAACGTGCTCGGCGCGATCTTCGTCTATGCGACGAGCCTGATTTCGGTCTCGATGATCCTGGCGGCCGGCCTTTCTTTCCTCGGTCTCGGCACCAAGCCGCCGGAGCCGGAATGGGGGCTAATGCTCAACACCTTGCGTACCGCGATCTACGTCAATCCCTGGGTCGCCGCATTGCCGGGCGCGATGATCTTCGCCGTCTCGATCTGCTTCAACCTGCTTTCGGACGGCCTGCGGAGCGCCATGGACATCAGGAACTAG
- a CDS encoding CinA family protein: MKELVSIAEQVAAKLIARKQTIAVAESSTGGLIAASLLAVPGASAYFLGGAVVYTRDARRVLMDISDEGMKGFRSSSQPYAQLLAEQMRTRFNSDWGLSETGAAGPTGNRYGDAAGHSCMAVAGPVSEVMTLETGSNDRFGNMQMFAATALKLLLRKLEG; the protein is encoded by the coding sequence ATGAAAGAGCTCGTCAGCATTGCGGAACAGGTCGCAGCGAAGCTGATCGCGCGCAAACAGACCATCGCCGTGGCAGAATCCTCAACCGGCGGCCTGATCGCGGCCAGCCTGCTCGCGGTGCCCGGCGCGTCCGCCTATTTCCTCGGCGGCGCGGTGGTCTACACCCGCGATGCCAGGCGCGTGCTGATGGATATTTCGGACGAAGGAATGAAGGGCTTTCGTTCCTCGTCGCAGCCCTACGCGCAACTGCTGGCCGAGCAGATGCGAACGCGCTTCAACAGCGACTGGGGCCTGTCCGAGACCGGAGCAGCCGGCCCAACCGGCAACCGCTACGGCGACGCCGCCGGCCATAGCTGCATGGCGGTTGCGGGGCCTGTGTCAGAGGTGATGACGCTGGAGACCGGCAGCAACGACCGGTTCGGCAACATGCAGATGTTTGCTGCGACGGCGCTGAAGCTGTTGTTGAGGAAGCTGGAGGGGTGA
- a CDS encoding amidase — MSTEPALMTLTQVARAIAMKQVSSHEVTRALLHRIAQWQPHLNAFMSIEAEAALHAAEAADSDLAKGNVRGPLHGVPLAHKDMYYDAGHVATCGSLIRRDFVPTVTSTALQRLKDAGQIRLGTLHLAEFAYGPTGHNAHYGPVRNPWNVAHITGGSSSGSGSAVAARLTYAALGSDTGGSIRMPAHFCGVTGLKTTVGRVSRAGAMPLSQSLDTVGPLARTAEDCALLLALMAGADPADSTCSHEPLSDYVGATKGSLKGLKIGVPASFYVDDLDSEVARVLDETIAVLKREGADIVTVELPDQRQLSSASQLVLAAEAAAFHKRWMIERPQDYGPQVLMRLQNGLAVPAITYLEAMRWRGPALAAHNAATSDVDAVIAPASPVPAPTIEESDVGGGPNAPAMVQRLTLFTRPVNFLGLPSLTVPSGFTKSGLPVGMQLIGRSFDEATLLTIGAAFQRVTDYHDRLPKLPS; from the coding sequence ATGAGCACTGAGCCTGCATTGATGACGCTCACCCAGGTCGCGCGCGCGATCGCGATGAAGCAGGTGTCCTCGCATGAGGTGACGCGCGCGCTGTTGCACCGCATTGCGCAGTGGCAGCCGCATCTCAACGCCTTCATGTCGATCGAGGCCGAGGCTGCATTGCATGCGGCGGAGGCCGCCGATTCCGATCTCGCCAAGGGCAATGTCCGTGGTCCGCTGCACGGCGTGCCGCTCGCGCACAAGGACATGTATTACGATGCCGGCCACGTCGCGACCTGCGGCTCGCTGATCCGTCGTGATTTCGTGCCGACCGTGACCTCCACGGCGTTGCAGCGGTTGAAGGACGCCGGCCAGATCAGGCTCGGCACGCTGCATCTGGCCGAATTCGCCTACGGCCCGACCGGGCACAACGCCCATTACGGCCCGGTGCGCAATCCCTGGAACGTCGCGCACATCACCGGCGGCTCGTCGTCGGGCTCCGGCTCGGCGGTCGCGGCGCGGCTGACCTATGCGGCGCTGGGCTCGGACACCGGCGGCTCCATCCGGATGCCCGCGCATTTCTGCGGCGTCACGGGGTTGAAGACCACCGTCGGTCGCGTCAGCCGGGCCGGCGCGATGCCGTTGTCGCAGTCGCTCGACACCGTCGGCCCGCTTGCCCGCACCGCCGAGGATTGCGCGCTGCTGCTGGCGCTGATGGCTGGGGCGGACCCTGCGGACTCGACCTGCAGCCACGAGCCGCTGTCGGACTATGTCGGCGCGACCAAGGGCTCGCTGAAAGGCCTCAAGATCGGCGTACCCGCCTCGTTCTATGTCGACGATCTCGACAGCGAGGTCGCGCGCGTGCTGGACGAGACCATCGCCGTGCTCAAGCGTGAGGGCGCGGACATCGTCACGGTCGAGCTGCCGGACCAGCGGCAATTGTCCTCGGCGAGCCAGCTCGTGCTCGCCGCCGAAGCTGCCGCCTTCCACAAGCGCTGGATGATCGAGCGTCCGCAGGACTATGGCCCGCAAGTCCTGATGCGACTGCAGAACGGTCTCGCCGTTCCAGCCATCACATATCTGGAAGCGATGCGCTGGCGCGGCCCGGCGCTGGCCGCGCACAACGCGGCGACCTCGGACGTCGATGCCGTGATCGCGCCGGCCTCGCCGGTGCCGGCGCCGACGATCGAGGAGAGCGATGTCGGGGGCGGGCCGAACGCACCGGCCATGGTGCAGCGGCTGACGCTGTTCACCCGCCCGGTGAACTTCCTCGGCCTGCCGTCGCTCACCGTGCCCTCGGGCTTCACGAAAAGCGGCCTGCCGGTCGGCATGCAGCTGATCGGCCGCTCCTTCGACGAAGCGACCCTGCTCACCATCGGCGCGGCCTTCCAGCGCGTCACCGATTATCACGATCGATTGCCGAAACTGCCGTCATGA
- a CDS encoding AMP nucleosidase, which translates to MQSPSSIATESFSDATLAVARLEEIYERNTKFLRDRFEAYVGGEAITTRVRAYYPFVRLTTATHARLDSRLAYGFVAGPGVHETSVTRPDLFRSYLIEQIGLLIQNHGVPVEIGESAEPIPIHFAYRRDINIEAAITTSENSSVARSLRDAFDVPDLATMDDSIADGTFELQPGAPEPLSLFRAARVDYSLRRLYHYTGTDPEHFQNFVIFTNYQFYVDAFAQLCQQRLQSSEAGLEAFVAPGNVITRSAGAISGVAPARMPQMPAFHLVASGYRGITLINIGTGPSNARNVTDHVAVLRPHAWLMLGHCAGLRNTQRLGDYVLAHGYVREDHVLDRELPLWVPIPALAEMQVALEEAVEDVTGLEGFELKRLMRTGTVASVDNRNWEISGPEVIRRMSQSRAVALDMESAAIAANGYRFRVPYGTLLCVSDKPLHGEIKLAGMASEFYRRRVGQHLEIGLKALERLKQQESERLHSRKLRSFAEVAFQ; encoded by the coding sequence ATGCAATCCCCATCCTCCATCGCCACCGAATCCTTCTCCGACGCCACACTCGCGGTCGCGCGGCTCGAAGAAATCTACGAGCGCAACACAAAATTCCTGCGCGACCGGTTCGAGGCCTATGTCGGCGGCGAAGCGATCACGACGCGGGTGCGAGCCTATTATCCCTTCGTCCGCCTCACCACCGCGACGCATGCGCGGCTGGATTCCCGTCTCGCCTACGGCTTCGTCGCCGGGCCCGGCGTCCATGAAACCAGCGTGACGCGTCCGGATCTGTTCCGGAGCTACCTTATCGAGCAGATCGGCCTCTTGATCCAGAATCACGGCGTGCCCGTCGAGATCGGCGAGTCTGCCGAGCCGATCCCGATCCACTTCGCCTATCGCCGCGACATCAACATCGAAGCTGCGATCACGACGAGCGAGAACTCCTCTGTCGCGCGATCGCTGCGCGACGCGTTCGACGTGCCCGATCTCGCCACCATGGACGATTCGATTGCCGACGGCACCTTCGAGCTTCAGCCGGGCGCACCCGAGCCGCTGTCGCTGTTCCGTGCCGCCCGTGTCGATTACTCGCTGCGCCGGCTCTATCACTACACCGGCACCGACCCCGAGCATTTCCAGAATTTTGTCATTTTCACCAACTACCAGTTCTATGTCGACGCCTTCGCGCAGCTCTGTCAGCAGCGGCTCCAGTCGAGTGAGGCTGGCCTTGAAGCCTTCGTCGCGCCGGGCAACGTCATCACGCGCAGCGCCGGCGCAATCAGCGGCGTTGCGCCGGCGCGCATGCCACAGATGCCGGCCTTCCACCTGGTCGCATCAGGCTATCGCGGCATCACGCTGATCAACATCGGTACCGGTCCCTCCAACGCGCGCAACGTCACCGACCATGTCGCGGTGCTGCGCCCGCATGCCTGGCTGATGCTCGGCCATTGCGCGGGCCTGCGCAACACGCAGCGCCTCGGCGATTACGTGCTCGCGCACGGCTATGTGCGCGAAGACCACGTGCTCGATCGCGAGCTGCCGTTGTGGGTGCCGATCCCCGCGCTGGCCGAGATGCAGGTCGCGCTCGAGGAGGCGGTCGAGGACGTCACGGGGCTCGAAGGTTTCGAGCTCAAGCGCCTGATGCGCACTGGAACCGTCGCGAGCGTCGACAACCGCAATTGGGAGATCTCCGGGCCTGAGGTGATCCGGCGTATGTCGCAGTCGCGCGCGGTCGCGCTCGACATGGAATCGGCCGCGATCGCCGCCAACGGCTATCGCTTCCGCGTTCCCTACGGCACGCTGCTCTGCGTCTCCGACAAGCCGCTGCACGGCGAGATCAAGCTCGCCGGCATGGCCAGCGAATTCTACCGCCGCCGCGTCGGCCAGCATCTCGAGATCGGCCTGAAGGCGCTGGAGCGGCTCAAGCAACAGGAATCGGAGCGGCTGCATTCGCGAAAGCTGCGCAGCTTTGCCGAGGTGGCCTTCCAGTAA
- a CDS encoding ABC transporter ATP-binding protein — protein MTNLVDISGLNIRFTGERTVYAVNDLSLSLGNSEVLGLLGESGSGKSVTLRALMRLLPKKRTQISGTVNVMGRDVLAMNDEELSSFRGQTVSMIFQEPALALDPVYTIGAQIAESVVRHEGKSYAEGRARALEMLEVVRIPSAKRRLDAYPHEMSGGMRQRAMIALALACRPKILLADEPTTALDATVQIQILLLLRELQREFGMSVIFVTHDIGVAIEICDRVAVMYAGQIVEQGTLRDIVRSPVHPYAKGLLASTIHGAKRGARLETIPGTPPSLTEKPHNCSFAPRCAVAQPRCLAQLPANVAVGPGRAARCVLAEQTAALS, from the coding sequence ATGACCAACCTCGTCGACATCTCAGGCCTCAACATCCGCTTCACCGGGGAGCGCACGGTCTACGCCGTGAACGATCTCAGTCTCTCGCTGGGCAACAGTGAGGTGTTGGGCCTGCTCGGCGAGTCCGGTTCGGGAAAGAGCGTGACCCTGCGTGCGCTGATGCGGCTGTTGCCGAAGAAGCGCACGCAGATTTCCGGCACCGTCAACGTCATGGGCCGCGACGTGCTCGCCATGAACGACGAGGAGCTGTCGTCCTTCCGCGGCCAGACCGTGTCGATGATCTTCCAGGAGCCGGCATTGGCGCTGGATCCGGTCTACACCATCGGGGCGCAGATCGCCGAAAGCGTCGTGCGCCACGAGGGCAAAAGCTACGCGGAGGGCAGGGCACGCGCACTCGAAATGCTCGAAGTCGTGCGCATTCCCTCCGCAAAACGCCGGCTCGACGCCTATCCGCACGAGATGTCCGGCGGCATGCGTCAGCGCGCCATGATCGCGCTGGCGCTGGCGTGCCGGCCAAAAATCCTGCTCGCGGATGAGCCGACCACCGCGCTCGATGCCACCGTGCAGATCCAGATCCTGCTCTTGCTGCGCGAGCTGCAGCGCGAGTTCGGCATGTCCGTCATCTTCGTCACCCACGACATCGGCGTCGCCATCGAGATCTGCGACCGTGTCGCGGTGATGTATGCCGGCCAGATCGTGGAGCAGGGCACGCTTCGCGACATCGTCCGCAGCCCGGTGCATCCCTATGCCAAGGGCCTGCTCGCCTCGACTATTCACGGCGCCAAGCGTGGCGCCCGCCTCGAAACCATTCCCGGCACGCCGCCTTCGCTGACCGAGAAACCCCACAACTGCTCCTTCGCCCCGCGCTGCGCCGTGGCGCAGCCCCGTTGCCTGGCGCAATTGCCTGCCAATGTGGCGGTCGGGCCGGGCCGGGCGGCGCGATGTGTGCTGGCGGAGCAGACGGCGGCGCTGTCATAG